From the genome of candidate division TA06 bacterium:
GAGTTTAGAAAAGCCTTAGATAAAATCTGTATTCCGCATTGACAGCTGTAACCTGCATTTACTATTAGAGAAATCCACGCATATCTGGATATTTCATTATTAAATGATGCAATGATGGGAGTAGGTCACAGCTAATATTAAATAACCAGGGGTATAAAATAATTACAAAGGAGTCTGACCATGAAAAAGATAATATTCTCAATCTTGGCAATAACAGTTATTGCTTTTATGGGTTGTAGTAAAAACAATAAAGAGACAACTAACCTAAAGGATGGCTCTGTTCTCATAGAAATCCCTGCCGGGTCTTTTAGCATGGGCAGCAACGAAAACGATGACGAAAAGCCCGTTCACACAGTTTATTTAGATAAATACTACATAGGCAAATACGAAGTCACGGTGGGGCAGTTTAAAAAGTTCTGCAATGCCACCGGCACAACCATGCCAGAACAACCCAATTGGAATACCGGGGACAATTACCCGGTGGTGTTAGTGAGTTGGGACGACGCAAAGGCCTATTGCGCATGGGCGGGCTTGCGCCTGCCTACTGAGGCCGAATGGGAGAAGGCGGCCAGAGGGACAGATGGCAGAAAATATCCTTGGGGGAATGAATGGAATAGTTCCAAGTGTTACAGCGGAGAAAAGGGCGATAACGAAAATAACACTTCGCCTGTCGGAAGTCTTCCCACCGGCGTTTCGCCCTACGGAGCTTATGACATGGCCGGAAATGTGTGGGAATGGTGCAATGACTGGTATGACGAAAAATACTACAGCAGTTCGCCTTCAAACAATCCTACCGGCCCGTCTACTGGCGAATTTCCAGTGTTGCGAGGTGGTTCTTTTTCAGACGCTCAGGTCGAAATTAGAATCTACACCCGCTATCTCGGCTGCACCTTTGATAAGTTAGAAAACGTGGGTTTTCGAGTCGCAAAGACAAAGGATGCCACAACCCAGGAAGATATACCCCCTGCTCAAAAGGTCTCCAAGACAAAGGCCGCTGCAATCCAGGAAGATATACCCCCTGCTCAAAAAGTCACCAAGGCAAAGTTCACCAAAATCCAGGAAGGCATGTCCTATGCCCAAGTGGTAAAAATCATCGGTGCTGAAGGCGAGGTGATGTCGAGTAGCAAGGTGGAAGGCATTCCTGGAGTAATGGCGAGCATAACGACAAAGATGTATATGTGGCAGAACACGGACGGTTCAAACATGAACGCCATGTTCCAAAATAATAAACTCATGAGCAAGGCTCAGTTTGGACTTGAGTAAATAGTAAAATATAACTTACCATTGCAACATAAAAAACAATAGCCGCAGTTGACTGCG
Proteins encoded in this window:
- a CDS encoding SUMF1/EgtB/PvdO family nonheme iron enzyme, with the protein product MKKIIFSILAITVIAFMGCSKNNKETTNLKDGSVLIEIPAGSFSMGSNENDDEKPVHTVYLDKYYIGKYEVTVGQFKKFCNATGTTMPEQPNWNTGDNYPVVLVSWDDAKAYCAWAGLRLPTEAEWEKAARGTDGRKYPWGNEWNSSKCYSGEKGDNENNTSPVGSLPTGVSPYGAYDMAGNVWEWCNDWYDEKYYSSSPSNNPTGPSTGEFPVLRGGSFSDAQVEIRIYTRYLGCTFDKLENVGFRVAKTKDATTQEDIPPAQKVSKTKAAAIQEDIPPAQKVTKAKFTKIQEGMSYAQVVKIIGAEGEVMSSSKVEGIPGVMASITTKMYMWQNTDGSNMNAMFQNNKLMSKAQFGLE